From Agromyces sp. SYSU T00194, a single genomic window includes:
- a CDS encoding TetR/AcrR family transcriptional regulator, translating into MTTSAPELSGTQASILAAYAELIEEVGTDDVSFRLIALRAGVGERTVFRHYPTRVDLLLATSAWIEATIFTRQDSESIFDVPIAIREAVEAYDRRPELAHVVAESAMRGVNGAEPAPQRSHFDAMLRREVPSLDDGERRDIVAALCHLDSSATWVTMRREFGMSGRDIADAATWAAEAVLDPIRDLGGAA; encoded by the coding sequence GGCCTACGCCGAACTCATCGAGGAGGTCGGCACCGACGACGTGTCGTTCCGCCTCATCGCGCTGCGCGCCGGCGTGGGGGAGCGCACCGTCTTCCGTCACTACCCGACCCGCGTCGACCTCCTGCTGGCGACCTCGGCCTGGATCGAGGCGACGATCTTCACCCGTCAGGACTCCGAGTCGATCTTCGACGTGCCCATCGCCATCCGCGAGGCGGTCGAGGCGTACGACCGGCGTCCGGAGCTCGCCCACGTCGTCGCCGAGTCGGCGATGCGCGGCGTGAACGGCGCCGAACCGGCCCCGCAGCGGTCGCACTTCGACGCGATGCTGCGACGCGAGGTCCCGTCGCTCGACGACGGCGAGCGTCGGGACATCGTCGCGGCGCTCTGCCACCTCGACTCGTCCGCGACGTGGGTGACCATGCGGCGCGAGTTCGGCATGAGCGGCCGCGACATCGCCGACGCGGCGACCTGGGCGGCCGAGGCCGTCCTCGACCCGATCCGCGACCTGGGGGGCGCGGCCTAG
- a CDS encoding HoxN/HupN/NixA family nickel/cobalt transporter: MSRLTPAARATLFVVIGLPVVGWALFAAVVLPADARAGTAAFGIGLATTAFVLGMRHAFDADHIAAIDNTSRKLVADGRDPAGVGLWFALGHSTVVLVAVGLVTAGLGALTSQIGVDDSPLASVAGVWGPTVSSVFLLAMAATNLVILAGLFRGSPRHADPAAHGRDDRPVAAGPVSRLIARTSATLDAPWKMFVVGLLFGLGFDTASSITLLLLAGGAGVVLPWYAAMVLPLLFTGGMVMCDGLNSVVTAGIYRWSADRPERRRRYNAALLSISVAVAVVVGTVGLCGVLVGALGVRWAPVVAVAATDLDWFGPIIVGTVVLAWLAGWLATRAQERASAPA; the protein is encoded by the coding sequence GTGAGCAGGCTCACCCCGGCGGCGCGCGCCACCCTGTTCGTGGTCATCGGGCTGCCGGTCGTCGGGTGGGCCCTGTTCGCGGCGGTCGTGCTGCCCGCGGACGCGCGGGCCGGCACGGCCGCGTTCGGCATCGGCCTCGCGACCACGGCATTCGTGCTCGGCATGCGGCACGCGTTCGATGCCGACCACATCGCCGCGATCGACAACACGAGCCGGAAGCTCGTCGCCGACGGCCGCGATCCGGCCGGCGTGGGCCTCTGGTTCGCGCTCGGCCACTCGACGGTGGTGCTCGTCGCGGTCGGGCTCGTCACCGCCGGCCTCGGTGCGCTCACGTCGCAGATCGGGGTGGACGACTCGCCCCTGGCATCGGTCGCCGGCGTCTGGGGGCCGACCGTCTCGAGCGTGTTCCTGCTGGCGATGGCGGCGACGAACCTCGTCATCCTCGCTGGCCTGTTCCGGGGGTCCCCCCGGCATGCCGACCCGGCCGCCCACGGCCGGGACGACCGACCGGTCGCCGCAGGCCCCGTCTCGCGACTGATCGCGCGGACCTCGGCGACGCTCGACGCGCCCTGGAAGATGTTCGTCGTCGGCCTGCTGTTCGGCCTCGGCTTCGACACGGCGTCGTCGATCACCCTGCTGCTGCTGGCGGGCGGCGCGGGCGTGGTGCTGCCCTGGTACGCGGCCATGGTGCTGCCCCTGCTGTTCACCGGGGGCATGGTCATGTGCGACGGGCTCAACAGCGTCGTCACGGCCGGGATCTACCGCTGGTCGGCCGACCGGCCCGAGCGACGACGCCGGTACAACGCCGCGCTGCTCTCGATCTCGGTCGCGGTGGCGGTCGTGGTCGGCACGGTGGGGCTGTGCGGCGTGCTCGTCGGCGCGCTCGGCGTGCGCTGGGCGCCGGTGGTGGCGGTGGCGGCGACCGACCTCGACTGGTTCGGGCCGATCATCGTCGGCACCGTCGTGCTCGCCTGGCTCGCGGGGTGGCTCGCCACGCGCGCGCAGGAGCGCGCGTCGGCGCCGGCCTGA
- a CDS encoding urease accessory protein UreD: MRPTVVDVAPRGDEVSCALSGELVVPRLVRRRGRAAEVALVAGRAMLLPGDEVRMRIAVGPGCTLTLVDIGGLVVYGRDGAGEPSGWHARIELAADAHVAWDGLPTVVTDAGDLRRSLTIVLGPGASATCRETLVLGRAGERGGRLRSTTDASDGTGPLLHETLDVSGSDPVPGILGHHRVMDGILALGDRAPVDDVAGATRLDLERGGTLLRHLGEAAHESPLAGLVRVAPPHASSPTPPAERPDRARSLA; the protein is encoded by the coding sequence GTGAGGCCCACCGTCGTCGACGTCGCGCCCCGCGGCGACGAGGTGTCGTGCGCCCTCTCGGGCGAGCTCGTGGTGCCGCGACTGGTGCGCCGCCGTGGGCGGGCCGCCGAGGTCGCACTCGTCGCGGGCCGGGCCATGCTGCTGCCCGGCGACGAGGTGCGCATGCGCATCGCGGTCGGGCCGGGCTGCACGCTCACCCTCGTCGACATCGGCGGGCTCGTCGTCTACGGGCGCGACGGTGCGGGCGAGCCGTCGGGCTGGCACGCCCGCATCGAGCTCGCCGCCGACGCGCACGTGGCCTGGGACGGGCTGCCCACCGTCGTCACCGACGCCGGCGACCTCCGGCGCTCCCTCACGATCGTGCTCGGCCCGGGGGCATCGGCCACCTGCCGGGAGACCCTGGTGCTGGGCCGCGCCGGCGAGCGCGGCGGTCGGCTCCGGTCGACCACGGATGCCTCCGACGGCACGGGGCCCCTGCTGCACGAGACGCTCGACGTCTCCGGCAGCGACCCGGTCCCCGGCATCCTCGGGCACCACCGCGTCATGGACGGGATCCTCGCGCTCGGCGACCGCGCACCCGTCGACGACGTCGCCGGCGCGACCAGGCTCGACCTCGAGCGCGGGGGCACGCTGCTGCGCCACCTCGGCGAGGCGGCGCACGAGAGCCCGCTCGCGGGACTGGTGCGCGTCGCGCCGCCGCACGCGTCTTCCCCGACACCGCCGGCCGAGCGACCCGACCGGGCCCGGAGCCTCGCGTGA